The genomic DNA CAGCGGGCCTTTTGTAATTACCGCCAAAGCCATAAATACGTAGACATACAAATAGCGGAATCTCCCTTTTAATTCACCCCGCTCCTCGGCCGAGGGGCGGGGTTCACCGATATAGGCGGCGACAAAACTGCAGAGGGCCGTATTTATAAAAAGCGCAAATACCATATCCGGCACCGCAAATCTGGAATACATAAAAAATATTTCGCCGGTCGCGAGAATAAGCGCGGAGAATACCGCCGTTTTTCTGTTAAAGAGATTACGCGCTATAAGAAAAATGATGATAACGTTTAAAAGCCCTGCCACAATCGATGGAAACCTCGCGCCAAAGATTGTGACTCCGAATATCTTATAAGAAAGGATTATAAGCCAGTAAAAAAGGATGGGTTTCTGGAAACGCAGTTTTCCGTGGTAATGCGGTGTGACATAGTCGCCGCTTGCGATCATCTCTTTAGTGCTCTGTAAATAGCGTTTCTCATCGGGGATTGAATGGCCTAAGGTCGCTCTGTTTATCGAATATAACGTTAAAACGGCCAATATGATAAAAGCCGTTATTGTAAAAGTCTTTTTCAAAACGCTTTTTCCTTATCTATATCTTAACTTCTTTGTGTCTGGCAATAAGCACAAGGTTCCTCGCATATACGATTAACCCGGCTCCTTGCCCCAAAGTAAAAACTATGTCCTGGCGGTAAATGGCATATATAAAAAGTATCAGTCCGCCGAACAGGCTGAAGTACCAAAAAGATACGGGTATTATACTTTTTCTGTGCCTTTCCGACTGTATCCACTGTATAATGAACCTGAGGCTGAAACATACCTGCCCCAACAGGCCGAATATAACCCACGGATTTAAAAGATCTTTAAGATTCATATTATTCCCTCTCTATGTCCAGCTTTTACGGTTAAAAATAAGCGTCAGAAAATCGTAAGCTACTTTGAAAGAGCGGCTAAAACCATATTTAGTCCTGCCGTAACGCCTCGGAAGGTGGTTTACTTTGACCTCCGACGGCCTCTTCCCTTTCATCATAAGAAGGTAGGGTATAAACCTGTGCGCGCCCTCCCTTTTAAGCGGCAAAACTTTTATGGAATCTTTTGTATAAACCCTTAACGTGCACGATATATCGTGGAGATGGCTTTTAAAGACGGCCTTCTGGACTAGATTGCCGAACCATGAGGCTATCTTTTTTGAGGCGGGGTCCTTTCTCATATAGCGCCATCCGCATACGAAATCATAGCCGCATTTAAGTTCGGTTGCGAGTTTTGGTATGTCATTTGGGTCATTCTGCATATCGCCGTCCATGGAGACCACTATATCTCCTCTTGCTTTTTCAAAACCTATTTTAAGCGAGGCTGTCTGGCCCATCTTCTTTGCATTATTCAGTACCGCAACATGCCTATCTTTCGCTGCCGTCTTTCCCAGAAGCTGTTTTGTATTATCGGTAGAACCGTCATTTACAAAGATAAGCTCATATTCTCCGTGAAGCGATTCCATCACGCGGGTAAGGGATTCATATAAGGGCCTTATCGATTCTTCTTCATTAAAAAATGGCACTACGACCGAATATATCATCTTTACCTCTTATTAGTCACAACGTATATCTCGTTTTGAAAAATCTCGCGGAAGCGGCGCTTGCTTAAGTTATCTTTGAACTCTTTATCGAATTTTATCCGACGCTTCCATACAAAATACCTGTCCACCACATAGAGCCTTTCTCTCATCTCTTCGGGCAGAAATGTCTCATAATCTACTCTTTTTATGACACAAAAATACCGCCCGGGAGAATTTAAAAATCCTCTGAGTTTCAAGACAGTGTCTTCGGAGGGCAATCCTTCCGGGGTATATGTGCCCTTGACATTCAGAACCGGTTCCTCGAAAAAGACCTGTAACTCTTCCGGGATTATGCCGTGCGAACCTATGGCCACCGTATCTTCTTCTCTCATATTTTCTTTTATAACGAGAGCTGCCCGTTCCATTTTATTGGTAAAAAGCCCGAACGGCGGAGAGATGCTGATGGCTACATAAATAAGAGACAGCGCCAATATTATAATAAGCGGTATTTTGAAGTCTTTTCCGGACTTACAAAAGAGCAGTGCCGTCAATATAGAGACGGCGGGCGCCAATGCCAAAAGGTAATGAGTCCTTCTTTCCGGCACCAGAGTAAAGAATAAAAAGACCACTGCCGCCCAGATTATCAAAAAGAGACGGCCGTCCCTTGCATTCTCATGGACTTGGGCGCTCGGCCTGCCGAAGAAAGCAAGCGGCATAAGCAGGGAATACGGAAAAAATTTCGTAAAAAGCGCCGAAAGATAGAAAAGAAAACCATTAAAATATGCCTTTATAAAACAAGAACCGTACCCCCAGCTAAGGCGCTGGGCTATCTCCCTCGCAAATACCTCGCCCGCGTACGTACCGGGATACATCTTGCACATCATATAAAACCACGGCGTTACAATTAAACCGAATAATATTATCCCGGCGAGGATATCGCCGAATCTGAATAATCTCTCTCTTTTGAATGCCCAAAAGATCCCTACTATAAGAAGCGGCAAAATGGCGCCCACCG from Candidatus Omnitrophota bacterium includes the following:
- a CDS encoding phospholipid carrier-dependent glycosyltransferase — translated: MKKTFTITAFIILAVLTLYSINRATLGHSIPDEKRYLQSTKEMIASGDYVTPHYHGKLRFQKPILFYWLIILSYKIFGVTIFGARFPSIVAGLLNVIIIFLIARNLFNRKTAVFSALILATGEIFFMYSRFAVPDMVFALFINTALCSFVAAYIGEPRPSAEERGELKGRFRYLYVYVFMALAVITKGPL
- a CDS encoding glycosyltransferase family 2 protein; the protein is MIYSVVVPFFNEEESIRPLYESLTRVMESLHGEYELIFVNDGSTDNTKQLLGKTAAKDRHVAVLNNAKKMGQTASLKIGFEKARGDIVVSMDGDMQNDPNDIPKLATELKCGYDFVCGWRYMRKDPASKKIASWFGNLVQKAVFKSHLHDISCTLRVYTKDSIKVLPLKREGAHRFIPYLLMMKGKRPSEVKVNHLPRRYGRTKYGFSRSFKVAYDFLTLIFNRKSWT
- a CDS encoding lipid-A-disaccharide synthase N-terminal domain-containing protein — its product is MNLKDLLNPWVIFGLLGQVCFSLRFIIQWIQSERHRKSIIPVSFWYFSLFGGLILFIYAIYRQDIVFTLGQGAGLIVYARNLVLIARHKEVKI
- a CDS encoding glycosyltransferase family 39 protein, producing the protein MKNPTIKIAIFLYCIFLFSFGAWKATMEFKGDENFYFESSRYMVETGDILTPRYMDDVRFQKPILFYWLIFLAFKIFGVNWLAARLVSIMLGALCAILIFRIAEELFQNRKTAIISALFFATTPLCYRYARLAVPDMALVFFETLAIYFFISYYKRRIRSYVMAFFASIAFAFLIKGPVGAILPLLIVGIFWAFKRERLFRFGDILAGIILFGLIVTPWFYMMCKMYPGTYAGEVFAREIAQRLSWGYGSCFIKAYFNGFLFYLSALFTKFFPYSLLMPLAFFGRPSAQVHENARDGRLFLIIWAAVVFLFFTLVPERRTHYLLALAPAVSILTALLFCKSGKDFKIPLIIILALSLIYVAISISPPFGLFTNKMERAALVIKENMREEDTVAIGSHGIIPEELQVFFEEPVLNVKGTYTPEGLPSEDTVLKLRGFLNSPGRYFCVIKRVDYETFLPEEMRERLYVVDRYFVWKRRIKFDKEFKDNLSKRRFREIFQNEIYVVTNKR